One genomic segment of Salinigranum rubrum includes these proteins:
- a CDS encoding DUF7263 family protein, with product MIGGEGRGQANLVAVAVALVLLTSVLGASLAVAESVLVGATTERDPADRHAASTLAARFVDDAPASYPQNVVPNRSLTAGSVVSLAPVVENATVRVELGERTLFERGDPSGGATVHRGVLVATPQSRTATVDLATNDTLTLSHRTDRVELVVDPEANTTVRTVRVNDRIVLHNETGVSGEASVATSRFRETELTFEAENQTTANGTVEVSYTSLAVEPTTLVVTVDV from the coding sequence ATGATCGGAGGCGAGGGGCGAGGACAGGCGAACCTGGTCGCCGTCGCCGTCGCGCTCGTCCTTCTCACGAGCGTACTCGGTGCGAGTCTCGCGGTGGCCGAGAGCGTTCTCGTCGGCGCGACGACGGAGCGTGATCCCGCCGATAGACACGCGGCGTCGACGCTGGCCGCTCGGTTCGTCGACGACGCGCCGGCGTCGTACCCACAGAACGTCGTCCCGAACCGGAGCCTGACCGCCGGATCGGTCGTGTCGCTCGCGCCGGTCGTCGAGAACGCGACCGTGAGAGTCGAACTCGGGGAACGAACGCTCTTCGAGCGGGGCGACCCCTCGGGCGGTGCGACCGTCCACCGGGGCGTCCTCGTCGCGACCCCACAGAGCCGGACGGCCACGGTCGACCTCGCGACGAACGACACGCTCACCCTGTCGCACCGAACGGACCGGGTCGAACTCGTCGTCGACCCCGAAGCGAACACGACCGTTCGAACGGTCCGGGTGAACGACCGGATCGTCCTCCACAACGAGACGGGAGTGTCGGGCGAGGCGTCCGTCGCGACGTCGCGGTTCCGGGAGACGGAACTCACGTTCGAGGCGGAGAACCAGACGACGGCGAACGGGACCGTCGAGGTGTCGTACACGTCGCTTGCTGTCGAACCCACGACACTGGTGGTGACCGTCGATGTGTGA
- a CDS encoding DUF7262 family protein, protein MCDRGASSRNGRRGQLSLSVVEAAVGLLVVLAAATTFVVGLPEAESEEATLTVLAEDGLDVLDATPPDGDGTSRLTALARDRSGFVRERSHTDDQLRALYPDRVRYRLATPHGVVGDPLPPRGPVGRAMRESVGGRVTLWVWFR, encoded by the coding sequence ATGTGTGACCGCGGGGCGAGCAGTCGGAACGGACGTCGCGGACAGCTCTCCTTGTCCGTCGTCGAGGCCGCCGTCGGCCTCCTCGTCGTCCTCGCAGCGGCGACGACGTTCGTCGTCGGGCTTCCCGAGGCCGAATCGGAGGAGGCGACGTTGACCGTACTCGCGGAGGACGGACTCGACGTGCTCGACGCGACACCGCCCGACGGCGACGGCACGTCGCGGTTGACGGCGCTCGCTCGTGACCGGTCGGGGTTCGTCCGTGAGCGGAGCCACACTGACGACCAGCTACGGGCGCTCTACCCCGACCGCGTCCGCTATCGGCTGGCGACGCCGCATGGCGTCGTCGGCGACCCGCTCCCCCCACGCGGACCGGTTGGACGGGCGATGCGAGAGAGTGTCGGGGGACGCGTGACGCTCTGGGTGTGGTTCCGATGA
- a CDS encoding DUF7261 family protein — translation MSGGANRGQVVVLAAVVVAVALVAMATAYHGLAYHGDVRTTTEIGTGDPMSVAERHLQRSVNEAAVGPVRPWAERGQTVNDTRAALGRARENLRQVAAADRSVFVVRENSDVAAEWADSDCPGDAQRAFGPCVADGGIVVQERANETALVGVALDVVHRSPTGETTATVRVRAR, via the coding sequence ATGAGCGGGGGAGCGAACCGCGGGCAAGTCGTCGTCCTCGCGGCGGTCGTCGTGGCGGTCGCGCTGGTCGCGATGGCGACGGCGTATCACGGTCTCGCGTACCACGGCGACGTCCGAACGACGACGGAGATCGGAACTGGCGACCCGATGAGCGTCGCCGAACGTCACCTCCAGCGGAGCGTCAACGAGGCGGCCGTGGGACCGGTCCGACCGTGGGCGGAACGCGGGCAGACCGTCAACGACACCCGGGCCGCACTCGGAAGGGCGCGGGAAAACCTCCGACAGGTCGCCGCGGCGGACCGCTCGGTGTTCGTCGTGCGTGAGAACAGTGACGTCGCGGCCGAGTGGGCCGACAGCGACTGCCCGGGTGATGCTCAGCGCGCGTTCGGTCCCTGTGTCGCCGACGGCGGTATCGTCGTCCAGGAACGGGCGAACGAGACCGCACTGGTCGGCGTCGCGCTCGACGTGGTTCACCGGTCGCCGACGGGTGAGACCACCGCGACAGTACGGGTTCGTGCGCGCTGA
- a CDS encoding mandelate racemase/muconate lactonizing enzyme family protein, with amino-acid sequence MRITEVESFAVSIPLKEPVAFATRVVEERDHAIVYVRTEDGTEGLGYTLGYGGADVVAQAVESVLAPMVEGEDPRDTSRLWREMFDGTVQIGRKGVMVRAISCIDTALWDIKAKAAGMPLYKLLGGHADEVPAYASGGYYREGKGLEGLREEMERYVERGHDVVKMKVGRKPVEEEVERVRVAREAIGPNRTLLMDANGKWKNKQEAVRACRKFAEYDPYFIEEPVMPDSLDLYREVNEALDYAVAGGELEFNRYGFRDLIREDAVEVIQPDVTVVGGVTEWMRVANTAASHDIPVAPHYNWDLHIQLLAAIENGLWIEYFYRDSDVKAFDDVLEHPIEPEDGMIQLPQRPGHGVELDRDALEAFRI; translated from the coding sequence ATGAGAATTACAGAAGTAGAGAGCTTCGCAGTATCGATTCCGCTGAAAGAACCCGTCGCCTTCGCGACCCGCGTCGTCGAGGAGCGTGACCACGCCATCGTGTACGTCCGGACCGAGGACGGCACCGAGGGACTGGGCTACACGCTCGGCTACGGGGGCGCGGATGTCGTCGCACAGGCCGTCGAGAGCGTCCTCGCACCGATGGTCGAAGGGGAGGACCCCCGAGATACGTCTCGCCTCTGGCGGGAGATGTTCGACGGGACCGTCCAGATCGGTCGGAAGGGCGTGATGGTCCGCGCGATCTCGTGTATCGACACCGCCCTGTGGGACATCAAGGCGAAGGCGGCTGGGATGCCGCTGTACAAACTCCTGGGTGGACACGCCGACGAGGTTCCGGCGTACGCCAGCGGCGGCTACTATCGCGAAGGGAAGGGTCTCGAGGGACTCCGAGAGGAGATGGAGCGGTACGTCGAGCGCGGCCACGACGTCGTGAAGATGAAGGTCGGGCGGAAACCCGTCGAGGAGGAGGTCGAACGGGTTCGCGTCGCCCGTGAAGCCATCGGCCCGAACCGGACGCTCCTGATGGACGCCAACGGCAAGTGGAAGAACAAGCAGGAAGCCGTCCGTGCCTGCCGAAAGTTCGCGGAGTACGACCCGTACTTCATCGAGGAACCGGTGATGCCCGACAGCCTCGACCTCTACCGTGAGGTGAACGAGGCGCTCGACTACGCGGTCGCGGGGGGCGAACTGGAGTTCAACCGCTACGGCTTCAGAGACCTCATCCGCGAGGACGCCGTCGAGGTCATCCAGCCGGACGTGACTGTGGTCGGCGGGGTGACCGAGTGGATGCGCGTCGCCAACACGGCAGCGAGCCACGACATCCCGGTCGCACCCCACTACAACTGGGACCTCCACATCCAGTTGCTCGCGGCGATCGAGAACGGTCTCTGGATCGAGTACTTCTACCGTGACTCGGACGTGAAAGCGTTCGACGACGTCCTCGAACACCCGATCGAGCCCGAGGACGGGATGATTCAACTCCCTCAGCGCCCCGGTCACGGTGTCGAACTGGATAGGGACGCTCTCGAAGCGTTCCGAATCTGA
- a CDS encoding metal-dependent hydrolase: protein MSPSVPPSLEYFGLSSFALTADETRLLVDPWVSDPDWTDATVSDLEDVDAIFVTHGAYDHLGDTARIADASGATVYTEPAVADHLVVEGLPESQVDRVIWGNTVTVAGIQVRVIETRHLSYFESDGQRVSGMPLGFHFEFADASLYYVGDTSLFSDLELFVEVNTPDVVLLPVGSAPGDRAPLPPRDAAIAASWLSVDTVIPVHYVPGSEEVDQFRRELDRRRTGDSPEVVALSADERYEL, encoded by the coding sequence ATGTCGCCATCAGTTCCACCGTCTCTGGAGTACTTCGGCCTCTCGTCGTTCGCCTTGACAGCGGATGAGACGCGACTCCTCGTCGACCCGTGGGTGAGCGACCCCGACTGGACCGACGCGACGGTTTCGGACCTCGAAGACGTGGACGCAATCTTCGTCACCCACGGTGCGTACGACCACTTAGGAGACACCGCACGAATCGCCGACGCCTCCGGTGCGACGGTGTACACCGAACCGGCCGTCGCGGACCATCTCGTGGTCGAGGGGCTTCCCGAATCGCAGGTCGACCGAGTCATCTGGGGCAACACGGTCACTGTCGCAGGGATTCAGGTCCGAGTCATCGAAACCCGCCACCTCTCGTACTTCGAGTCGGACGGCCAACGGGTGTCCGGAATGCCGCTCGGATTCCACTTCGAGTTCGCCGACGCGAGTCTGTACTACGTCGGCGACACCTCGCTGTTCAGTGACCTCGAACTGTTCGTCGAGGTGAACACGCCGGATGTCGTCCTCCTCCCGGTCGGGAGTGCGCCTGGTGACCGTGCACCACTTCCGCCACGCGATGCCGCGATCGCGGCTTCCTGGCTCTCAGTCGACACCGTGATTCCGGTCCATTACGTCCCGGGAAGCGAGGAAGTCGACCAGTTCAGACGCGAACTCGACCGTCGGAGGACAGGTGACAGTCCGGAGGTCGTCGCGTTGTCGGCCGACGAGCGCTACGAACTGTAG
- a CDS encoding fumarylacetoacetate hydrolase family protein, whose amino-acid sequence MPRLARTIDGRAMLGDESGFVPLSAAVPSLTTVMDALPLAAEGNLPTLGEVPAKPIPSEQLSFAAPLDTPGKLWGIGLNYADHASDLREERPTEPASFMKPATTVTGPGGPIRLPPEEVSDRVTAEAELAVVVGQTCSDLDDVDEVDDVVAGYVPVIDMTAEDILERNPRFLTRAKSFDSFLVFGPWMTTTDDVGPLEELSVSTVVNHEAAAENRIRNMMTSPRELVRFHSTVMTLEPGDVISTGTPGAKQIRPGDDVRAEVEGVGTAQADVVR is encoded by the coding sequence ATGCCACGACTCGCACGCACTATCGACGGTCGAGCGATGCTCGGTGACGAGAGCGGGTTCGTCCCGCTCTCAGCAGCCGTTCCCTCCCTCACGACAGTCATGGACGCGCTCCCATTGGCTGCTGAGGGGAACCTCCCCACACTCGGAGAGGTCCCCGCCAAACCCATTCCGTCGGAGCAGCTCTCGTTCGCCGCCCCACTCGATACCCCGGGGAAACTCTGGGGGATCGGGCTGAACTACGCCGACCACGCGTCGGACCTGCGAGAGGAGCGGCCGACGGAACCGGCCAGTTTCATGAAGCCGGCGACGACCGTCACCGGACCCGGTGGACCCATCCGACTCCCGCCCGAAGAGGTCTCCGACCGTGTGACTGCGGAGGCGGAGCTCGCGGTCGTCGTCGGTCAGACGTGCTCCGACCTCGACGACGTCGACGAGGTCGACGACGTCGTCGCCGGGTACGTTCCAGTCATCGATATGACTGCGGAGGACATCCTCGAACGGAACCCGCGGTTTCTCACCCGGGCGAAGAGTTTCGATTCGTTCCTCGTGTTCGGTCCGTGGATGACGACGACCGACGACGTTGGCCCACTCGAAGAGCTCTCGGTGAGTACGGTCGTCAACCACGAGGCGGCCGCAGAGAACCGCATTCGAAACATGATGACGTCCCCTCGGGAACTGGTCAGGTTCCACTCGACGGTCATGACGCTGGAACCCGGCGACGTGATCTCGACCGGAACGCCCGGTGCAAAGCAGATTCGTCCCGGCGACGACGTCAGGGCAGAGGTCGAAGGGGTCGGCACCGCCCAGGCGGACGTGGTGAGATGA
- a CDS encoding SDR family oxidoreductase: MDYGIAGDTALVAASSSGLGKASAKALAREGCDVVINGRDEDQLESAVADVQRVSEGDVLGVQADLTDAGEIERLVNRTVERYSGIDHLVTNAGGPPSGAFVEMDDSDWYDAFDLLVMSAVRLAHEATPHLRDGGGTIVTITSRSVKEAIPSLVLSNSVRMSVIGLEKTLSKELAPEVRANAVLPAPHETDRQRELIQAAVDRGEYDSYEEGLDAKGEINPLGRIGDPEELGDVVAYLSSERSSFINGVAIPVDGGQGASNL, from the coding sequence ATGGATTATGGAATAGCTGGTGATACAGCGCTCGTTGCCGCGTCGAGCAGTGGTCTCGGCAAAGCATCGGCGAAAGCACTCGCACGCGAAGGGTGCGACGTCGTCATCAACGGCCGAGACGAGGACCAGCTCGAATCAGCAGTGGCAGACGTCCAGCGTGTCTCAGAGGGTGACGTGCTCGGAGTACAGGCAGACCTGACCGATGCTGGGGAGATCGAACGACTCGTCAACCGGACAGTAGAGCGGTACAGTGGGATCGATCACCTCGTGACGAACGCGGGGGGCCCACCGAGCGGCGCGTTCGTGGAGATGGACGACTCGGACTGGTACGACGCGTTCGATCTCCTCGTGATGAGCGCGGTCAGACTCGCGCACGAAGCGACCCCCCATCTCCGCGACGGCGGCGGGACCATCGTCACCATCACGTCTCGGAGCGTCAAAGAGGCGATTCCCTCGCTTGTGCTGTCGAACTCGGTCCGAATGAGCGTCATCGGACTGGAGAAGACGCTCTCGAAGGAACTCGCACCGGAAGTCAGGGCGAACGCCGTCCTTCCCGCGCCTCACGAGACAGACCGACAGCGAGAACTCATCCAGGCGGCCGTCGACCGCGGCGAGTACGACAGCTACGAGGAGGGACTCGATGCGAAAGGTGAGATCAATCCCCTCGGACGCATCGGCGACCCCGAAGAGTTGGGCGACGTCGTCGCCTACCTCTCCTCGGAACGGTCGAGCTTCATCAACGGCGTCGCCATCCCGGTCGACGGGGGACAGGGCGCATCGAACCTGTAA
- a CDS encoding IclR family transcriptional regulator, producing MGHARNPVMAVETTATILKKLVELDGAGVTELSKHLDVTKGTVHNHLTTLEENKLVVREDGEFRLGLRFFEYGEHVKSQHKIYEVGVSEVDKLAEETGELGNILVEEHGLGTYLYRSEGENALSLDTDIGSRVYLHQTGLGKAILAHLPDERVEEIIQEHGLEPSTEQTITTREALLEELSDIRDRGYAIDMEERAEGIRCVAAPVITNDGVVRGAVSVAGPASRMRGEYLETTVSDLVERAANVISINLSYK from the coding sequence ATGGGACACGCCCGGAACCCGGTGATGGCCGTGGAAACGACCGCGACCATCCTCAAGAAGTTGGTCGAGCTGGATGGGGCAGGGGTGACTGAGCTGTCGAAGCATCTCGACGTCACGAAGGGAACGGTCCACAACCACCTCACGACGCTCGAAGAGAACAAACTGGTCGTCAGAGAGGATGGCGAGTTCCGACTGGGCCTTCGCTTCTTCGAGTACGGCGAACACGTCAAGAGCCAACACAAGATCTACGAGGTCGGTGTCTCGGAGGTCGACAAGCTCGCCGAGGAGACCGGTGAGCTGGGTAACATCCTCGTCGAGGAACACGGTCTGGGGACGTATCTGTACCGTTCAGAAGGGGAAAACGCCCTGTCGCTCGATACGGATATCGGGTCGCGAGTCTACCTCCATCAGACCGGCCTCGGGAAGGCGATTCTCGCCCACCTGCCGGACGAACGTGTCGAGGAGATCATCCAGGAACACGGCCTCGAACCGAGTACCGAGCAGACGATCACGACTCGCGAGGCCCTCCTCGAAGAGCTATCGGATATCCGTGACCGTGGCTACGCGATCGATATGGAAGAGCGGGCCGAAGGGATTCGCTGCGTGGCGGCTCCAGTCATCACCAACGACGGGGTCGTCCGCGGGGCCGTGAGCGTCGCCGGTCCCGCGAGTCGGATGCGTGGTGAGTATCTGGAGACGACGGTTTCCGACCTGGTCGAACGGGCCGCGAACGTCATCAGTATCAACCTCTCCTACAAGTAG
- a CDS encoding DUF7289 family protein has product MSSTNRAQSSVIGVAVLVAVTALSIGALTVAAGTFVADGVAAADAQRVADDLEHVGEWGTHTTRVEFSDGTLRVEPRTVRVLRGDRAVVRVDAGVLVYENRARRVASLGGVLVDGRRNRSSLQEPLPVVVEGERVLVDVVVLNASGSTAVGGSTGTAVTIRTNATHEYRTLRAGRYTVAIETATPSAWERAFEETGVDVERRDFDDDGVPSVVVPIPGETTVDLALHDLRAVVGSG; this is encoded by the coding sequence ATGAGTTCCACGAACCGTGCTCAGTCCAGCGTCATCGGCGTCGCCGTCCTCGTGGCGGTGACGGCGCTCAGCATCGGAGCCCTCACCGTCGCCGCGGGGACGTTCGTCGCCGACGGCGTCGCCGCGGCGGACGCCCAGCGCGTCGCCGACGACCTGGAGCACGTCGGCGAGTGGGGGACGCACACGACGCGCGTCGAGTTCAGTGACGGTACCCTCCGCGTCGAGCCACGGACCGTCAGAGTCCTCCGTGGAGACAGGGCGGTCGTGCGCGTCGACGCCGGCGTGCTCGTCTACGAGAACCGGGCACGGCGAGTCGCGTCGCTCGGTGGCGTGCTCGTCGACGGGCGGCGGAACCGGTCGTCCCTCCAGGAACCCCTCCCGGTGGTCGTCGAAGGCGAGCGCGTCCTCGTCGACGTGGTCGTGCTGAACGCCTCCGGATCGACCGCCGTGGGTGGATCGACGGGCACGGCCGTGACGATACGGACGAACGCGACCCACGAGTACCGAACCCTCCGAGCGGGTCGGTATACGGTCGCCATCGAGACCGCAACGCCGAGCGCGTGGGAGCGGGCGTTCGAGGAGACGGGTGTCGACGTCGAGCGGCGGGATTTCGACGACGACGGCGTGCCGAGCGTGGTCGTGCCGATTCCCGGCGAGACGACGGTCGACCTCGCGCTCCACGACCTTCGGGCGGTGGTCGGCAGTGGATGA
- a CDS encoding DUF7266 family protein yields the protein MDERAAAPVAGKALEIAILVVFVGVVSAALFGSVVPTYRTAAGAEVGDRTLVAVVGQVDTAAVVTDSVVERRVAVSMPRTIRGSAYVVRAVNGNQTPTLVLDHPHAGVGGAVPLSVPAETRVNGSLQSTSEPTVVVTQESGRIEVVLR from the coding sequence GTGGATGAGCGTGCCGCCGCGCCGGTCGCCGGCAAGGCGCTCGAAATCGCCATCCTCGTCGTGTTCGTCGGGGTCGTCTCGGCGGCGCTGTTCGGGAGCGTCGTCCCCACGTACCGGACGGCGGCCGGCGCCGAAGTGGGCGACCGGACGCTCGTCGCCGTCGTGGGACAGGTCGACACCGCCGCGGTCGTCACCGACAGCGTGGTCGAACGGCGCGTCGCCGTCTCGATGCCGCGGACGATCCGGGGTTCGGCGTACGTCGTGCGGGCCGTGAACGGGAATCAGACACCGACGCTCGTCCTCGACCACCCACACGCCGGAGTCGGCGGGGCGGTCCCGCTGTCGGTCCCGGCGGAGACGAGGGTCAACGGGAGCCTCCAGAGTACGAGTGAGCCGACAGTCGTCGTCACCCAGGAGAGCGGAAGGATCGAGGTGGTCCTTCGATGA
- a CDS encoding NAD-dependent epimerase/dehydratase family protein: MTQNVLLTGAFGRVGTAIIDHLADRDEYEFTYLNRSDREEYDTFVADVSNYEEMRPAFDDTDAVIHLAGYPETDGTFEQVLENNVIGTYNTLKAVADAGVETFVFGSTNHVVGMYEVEFAPEIYEPDFELLVDEESPRRPDSHYGASKSYGEDLGRYYTENYEYPTQFYALRICSVRHAEYDHPYGDAEHGVDDGEWERGSPEYERQVARMKAMWQSRRDLAQEVHCCLQDDDVEFDVFNGVSDNDRRWFSIEHARDVLGYDPQDNGEEWDAPPEGN, from the coding sequence ATGACCCAGAACGTCCTACTGACGGGAGCATTCGGCCGGGTCGGAACGGCGATAATCGACCACCTCGCCGACCGCGACGAGTACGAGTTCACCTACCTGAACCGGTCCGACCGCGAGGAGTACGACACGTTCGTCGCCGACGTATCGAACTACGAGGAGATGCGGCCGGCCTTCGACGACACGGACGCGGTGATCCACCTCGCGGGCTACCCGGAGACCGACGGCACGTTCGAACAGGTGCTGGAGAACAACGTCATCGGGACGTACAACACGCTCAAAGCGGTGGCTGACGCGGGTGTCGAGACGTTCGTCTTCGGGTCGACCAACCACGTCGTCGGGATGTACGAGGTGGAGTTCGCCCCGGAGATTTACGAACCGGACTTCGAGTTACTGGTCGACGAGGAGTCGCCACGGCGTCCCGACTCCCACTACGGGGCGTCGAAATCGTACGGAGAGGACCTCGGGAGGTACTACACAGAGAACTACGAGTACCCCACCCAGTTCTACGCGCTTCGCATCTGCAGCGTCCGACACGCCGAGTACGACCACCCGTACGGCGACGCCGAACACGGTGTCGACGACGGCGAGTGGGAGCGAGGTAGCCCCGAGTACGAGCGACAGGTCGCGCGGATGAAAGCAATGTGGCAATCGCGGCGCGACCTAGCACAGGAGGTCCACTGCTGTCTCCAAGACGACGACGTGGAGTTCGACGTATTCAACGGCGTCAGCGACAACGACCGTCGGTGGTTCAGCATCGAGCACGCACGTGACGTTCTCGGATACGACCCGCAGGACAACGGCGAGGAGTGGGATGCCCCACCGGAGGGGAACTGA